A genomic window from Pseudomonas argentinensis includes:
- a CDS encoding SMI1/KNR4 family protein yields MEEVIEQLRELNEPVPVPLELPDEELLVEIEEQILINLPFELREFLLKVSDVVYGRLEPVTVTDPQSHTYLPEVASVAWSLGVPRELVPICEDQGNYYCVEQDGTVLLWDGEEEDLTDDSWDSVWHWVREVWLEE; encoded by the coding sequence GTGGAAGAAGTCATCGAACAACTGCGTGAATTGAACGAGCCAGTGCCGGTGCCGCTGGAACTGCCCGACGAGGAGCTGCTGGTGGAGATCGAAGAGCAGATCCTCATCAACCTGCCGTTCGAGCTGCGTGAATTCCTGCTCAAGGTCAGCGACGTGGTGTACGGCCGCCTCGAACCGGTCACCGTCACCGACCCGCAGTCGCATACCTACCTGCCGGAAGTGGCCTCGGTCGCCTGGTCCCTGGGTGTGCCCCGTGAGCTGGTACCGATCTGCGAAGACCAGGGCAACTACTACTGCGTCGAACAGGACGGCACCGTGCTGCTCTGGGACGGCGAAGAAGAAGACCTGACCGACGACAGCTGGGACTCGGTCTGGCACTGGGTGCGGGAAGTCTGGCTGGAGGAATGA
- the uvrD gene encoding DNA helicase II, which produces MQNDLDQRLSSLNPAQHHAVTTPPGHQLVLAGAGSGKTRVLVHRIAFLIQRLDVSPHSILSVTFTNKAAAEMRHRIEDVLGQSPAGMWVGTFHGLAHRLLRAHWQEANLVENFQILDSDDQQRLIKRVIRELGLDEQRWPAKQAQWFINGQKDEGIRPAGIQASGDLFLATMRSIYEAYEAACARAGVIDFAELLLRALDLWRNNAGLLAHYQKRFRHILVDEFQDTNAVQYAWLRFLAMGGESLMVVGDDDQSIYGWRGAKIENIQQFDSDFADAEIIRLEQNYRSTANILNAANALIANNQGRLGKELRTDVGDGDLISLYAAFNEHDEARYVVETIEGALRKDGLRRSDIAILYRSNAQSRVLEEALLREKIPYRIYGGQRFFERAEIKNAMAYLRLIHQRGNDAALERVINVPARGIGEKTVETLRQFARANDLSMWAALHEAVGTKVIAGRAASALNAFVELIDTLALKVEGLQLHSTAQLVIEQSGLLAYHRDEKGEKAQARVENLEELVSAARAFDSYEGEEGDEAQTPLAAFLDHASLEAGDTQAAEHEDSVQMMTLHSAKGLEFPRVFLVGMEEGLFPHKMSLEEPGRLEEERRLAYVGITRAMRHLVISYAETRRLYGNETYNKVSRFVREVPPHLVQEVRLSNSVSRPYGSGSRSMSGSSLFAGSAVPDTPFNLGQRVQHSLFGEGTILNFEGSGPQARVQVNFESEGSKWLMLAYAKLEPI; this is translated from the coding sequence ATGCAAAATGACCTCGATCAGCGACTCAGTTCTCTCAACCCAGCCCAGCACCATGCGGTCACCACGCCGCCAGGTCATCAACTGGTGCTGGCCGGTGCCGGCTCCGGCAAGACCCGCGTGCTGGTGCACCGCATCGCCTTTCTGATCCAGCGCCTGGACGTGTCGCCACACAGCATCCTGTCGGTGACCTTCACCAACAAGGCCGCGGCCGAGATGCGCCACCGCATCGAGGACGTGCTCGGCCAGAGCCCGGCCGGCATGTGGGTCGGCACCTTCCACGGCCTGGCGCACCGCCTGCTGCGCGCCCACTGGCAGGAAGCCAATCTGGTCGAGAACTTCCAGATTCTCGACTCCGACGACCAGCAGCGCTTGATCAAGCGGGTGATCCGCGAACTGGGCCTGGATGAGCAGCGCTGGCCGGCCAAGCAGGCGCAGTGGTTCATCAATGGCCAGAAGGACGAAGGCATCCGCCCGGCCGGCATCCAGGCCAGCGGCGACCTGTTCCTGGCCACCATGCGCAGCATCTACGAGGCCTACGAGGCCGCCTGTGCCCGTGCCGGGGTGATCGACTTCGCCGAGCTGCTGCTGCGCGCCCTCGACCTGTGGCGCAACAACGCCGGCCTCTTGGCGCACTACCAGAAGCGCTTCCGGCACATCCTGGTCGACGAGTTCCAGGACACCAACGCCGTGCAGTACGCCTGGCTGCGCTTTCTCGCAATGGGCGGCGAAAGCCTGATGGTGGTGGGCGACGACGATCAGTCGATCTACGGCTGGCGCGGTGCGAAGATCGAGAACATTCAGCAGTTCGACAGCGATTTCGCCGACGCCGAGATCATCCGCCTGGAGCAGAACTACCGCTCCACGGCGAACATCCTCAACGCCGCCAACGCGCTGATCGCCAACAACCAGGGGCGCCTGGGCAAGGAATTGCGCACTGATGTCGGTGACGGCGACCTGATCAGCCTGTACGCCGCCTTCAACGAACACGACGAAGCGCGCTACGTGGTCGAGACCATCGAGGGTGCCCTGCGCAAGGACGGCCTCAGGCGCAGCGACATCGCCATCCTCTACCGCTCCAACGCCCAGTCGCGGGTGCTGGAAGAGGCCCTGCTGCGCGAGAAGATTCCCTACCGCATCTACGGCGGCCAGCGCTTCTTCGAGCGTGCGGAAATCAAGAACGCCATGGCTTACCTGCGCCTGATCCACCAGCGCGGCAACGACGCGGCGCTGGAGCGGGTGATCAACGTGCCGGCCCGCGGCATCGGCGAGAAGACGGTGGAAACCCTGCGCCAGTTCGCCCGCGCCAACGACCTGTCGATGTGGGCCGCGCTGCACGAGGCGGTCGGCACCAAGGTGATCGCCGGCCGCGCCGCCAGTGCGCTGAACGCCTTCGTCGAGCTGATCGACACCCTGGCGCTGAAGGTCGAGGGCCTGCAGCTGCACAGCACCGCGCAGCTGGTCATCGAACAGTCCGGCCTGCTTGCCTACCACCGCGACGAGAAGGGCGAGAAGGCCCAGGCCCGGGTGGAAAACCTCGAGGAACTGGTGTCCGCCGCCCGCGCCTTCGACTCCTATGAGGGTGAGGAAGGCGACGAGGCGCAGACGCCGCTGGCCGCCTTTCTCGACCATGCCTCCCTGGAAGCCGGTGACACCCAGGCCGCCGAGCATGAGGACAGCGTGCAGATGATGACCCTGCACAGCGCCAAGGGCCTGGAGTTCCCGCGGGTGTTCCTGGTCGGCATGGAAGAGGGCCTGTTCCCCCACAAGATGAGCCTGGAAGAGCCCGGCCGCCTGGAAGAGGAGCGCCGCCTGGCCTACGTGGGCATCACCCGGGCCATGCGCCACCTGGTGATCAGCTACGCGGAAACCCGCCGCTTGTACGGCAACGAGACCTACAACAAGGTGTCGCGCTTCGTGCGCGAAGTGCCGCCGCACCTGGTCCAGGAAGTGCGCCTGTCCAACAGCGTCAGCCGCCCGTACGGCAGTGGCAGCCGCAGCATGAGCGGCAGCAGCCTGTTCGCCGGCAGCGCCGTGCCGGACACGCCATTCAACCTCGGCCAGCGCGTGCAGCACTCGCTGTTCGGCGAAGGCACCATCCTCAACTTCGAGGGCTCGGGCCCTCAGGCACGGGTGCAGGTGAACTTCGAGAGTGAAGGCAGCAAGTGGCTGATGCTGGCCTATGCCAAACTGGAACCCATTTGA
- a CDS encoding Tim44 domain-containing protein: MQRFLSIALVLCLGLSFSFTADAKRMGGGKSFGAAPSHQTRQATPPSQPNANAAAPGRTPAAASGASRWLGPLAGLAAGGLLASMFMGDGFEGLQIMDMLIFGLIAFLLFRFLAARRQKQQPNVAAAGGAPFQREAHGQPQPAQPSIFGGSSAAAIKPVINAPAWFNEQSFINAGREHFLSLQQHWDANEMDKIAEFVTPQLLEFLKRERADLGDGFQSTYIDNLDVQLDGVDDHADKTIATLTFSGISKTSRFDQGEAFSESWRLERAVGENQPWLVAGIRQNG, translated from the coding sequence ATGCAGCGTTTCCTCAGCATCGCCCTGGTACTTTGCCTGGGCCTGTCCTTCAGTTTCACTGCCGACGCCAAGCGTATGGGCGGCGGTAAATCCTTTGGCGCCGCGCCGAGCCACCAGACTCGCCAGGCCACGCCACCTTCCCAACCCAACGCCAATGCCGCAGCGCCAGGCCGTACCCCGGCTGCCGCCAGCGGTGCCTCGCGCTGGCTCGGCCCGCTGGCCGGCCTGGCCGCCGGTGGCCTGCTGGCCTCGATGTTCATGGGTGACGGCTTCGAAGGCCTGCAGATCATGGACATGCTGATCTTCGGCCTGATCGCGTTCCTGCTGTTCCGCTTCCTGGCCGCTCGCCGCCAGAAGCAGCAGCCGAACGTCGCCGCTGCTGGTGGTGCGCCGTTCCAGCGTGAAGCCCATGGCCAGCCGCAGCCAGCCCAGCCGTCGATCTTCGGTGGCAGCAGCGCGGCCGCAATCAAGCCGGTGATCAACGCACCGGCCTGGTTCAACGAGCAGAGCTTCATCAATGCCGGTCGTGAGCACTTCCTGAGCCTGCAGCAGCACTGGGACGCGAACGAGATGGACAAGATCGCCGAGTTCGTGACCCCGCAACTGCTGGAGTTCCTCAAGCGCGAGCGCGCCGACCTGGGTGATGGCTTCCAGTCCACCTACATCGACAACCTCGACGTACAGCTCGATGGCGTCGACGACCACGCCGACAAGACCATCGCCACCCTGACCTTCAGCGGCATCTCGAAGACCTCGCGCTTCGACCAGGGCGAAGCCTTCAGCGAAAGCTGGCGCCTGGAGCGTGCGGTTGGCGAAAACCAGCCCTGGCTGGTTGCCGGTATTCGCCAGAACGGCTGA